A region of the Arachis hypogaea cultivar Tifrunner chromosome 15, arahy.Tifrunner.gnm2.J5K5, whole genome shotgun sequence genome:
ATTGAAGAATATAAaactttgaaaaatttaaaagcaAAATTGAATAAAAACTAGAAGGCAAGAAGTTAGGAGGAGAGTAGGAGACTAAATGCAAGTAGTCCCCCCTCCATTTTATTCTTAAGTATTGATGATATTAGTCATTAGGTATTTATATTTGTCTATGAATAGAGATTTATATAGGCTCTAATTCTTTAGTGAAGTTTACGAATAATATAAAGTTATGTAGAgagtttttattttctctatatTCGGAGAGTTTTGGTGTAGGATACTAGTGTTTTTATTTCCTCTATATTATGAGTAATATGTTTATTTCCTCGATAAATAGAGATTTGCATACTTATGTGCAATTGATTTATTCCTCTTTTTTCCCTCTTAATTATTTCTTATATTTAAGTTTGCAAAGCATTTGGAGAATTCATTCTTtcaattgagtttttctttaataaTTTAATCATGATTAtataagatatggttgaaaacatTTTAAGGAGCAGCCAAACAATCAACAGTAACAAGCGTTCTCTATGTGAAGCCATGATTTATTTCACTTTGGTTAGATCATAATGGACACTTTTGTTTATACTTGATACTTCTCAAAAAAACATAGACGAACTACTTATTTTCTGCTTCTGTTAATTCTTTAGAGAGATTTTCATGAAATAACTTATGTACCAACAATAATACAAGAATACAAAAATACAGTACATGATTTAGTGTTATTCATTATTTTAAGCCCACAGATATGATatatgttaaaagaaaaaaagaaagctaATAATAACAATGGATTTTGTTTATCAACCAATGTCTAAGAACCATTAGATGAAGGCATTGAAACTTTTTGTTTCCCTTCAATATCTATCTCTTTGACGCCATCACTCAGTGAAGACGATGGTTCAGATTCATACTCTCCTTTACAAAGTACAGAACCATCATCCtcatccttttcttcttcttcttcaagaagCCCCTTCTGCCGCAACTCTCTAACTTTCAGAAATTCGTCATAGTGGGCCTTTCTATGTTCTTTAAACCTTAAGCTCCTCTCTGTTTCAGAAACTAACAAGATGTAAGGGTACTCTTTCAATTCAATACCATGCACATCATTAATCCACTACTACCGTGATGTTTTCTTTAGAAATATTTTGATGGACAAACCCAACTTATGCAATAAAGTAAATATAGTATGATAAATTAGTTATTCAAATATTTGAATTATTGGATAAAAAATCAATCATCAAAACCAAAAGTCCCCTAGAGGAGAAGCACAACAGGACATATGAGCAAATACTATTACGAAATGAAAGAATGACAATCATATGTGATGAAACCACCAAACGAAGGTCGAGTAACAGTATCATACCATCACCATCTTGATCCATTGCTTCTGCCTCATCTTCAGATGACCAACCGCCAGATTGTCCAGCACCTTTCTGGCTACTAGAAGCCATGTCATTCAGAGCACTCCATATTGCTTCAGCATGCACGGTGTGATTATCATTTTCATcaccaatacatgcatcaaaaCTTCCTCGTACAGGGGATAGAGAACCTAAAAGATTAGTTTATTTCAGAACAGTTGCTACACATAAATCGTGTTCTAGAACTCCCATTAAGTCATTAACAATGTTAACTTAGGCAGTGTTTGGTTGTTGTCTCAAAAAAATAGAGACATAGACACAAAGACACAAATACACATGAACACAAAGATACAcaaaatttataacatgtttggtGATAATACACAAGACACATGTATTTAATTCAAAAGTCCATTTTATCCCCAAACTAAAACAACTCAAGTGTTAAAGATAAAGGACAAtggttgaaattttaaaaaacaattaGGGATAGAATTGGAAAAATCTGTGTCTCATGGATTGTGTCTTAGTGTCACAGCTTGAAAGAGATACACTAAATACATGTCTTTTATGTGTATCTGTGTGTAACCgtgtcttttaaaattttatgtctcAGCAAACAAACGGTGTACACGTACCACCGTGTCCATGTCTCTGATGGTCATGGACATTAACCAAACGGAGccttaatatttttt
Encoded here:
- the LOC112751772 gene encoding protein phosphatase inhibitor 2; translation: MRGRVRWDEANIGEIEANKPVRQKITEPKTPYHPMIDDDSSLSPVRGSFDACIGDENDNHTVHAEAIWSALNDMASSSQKGAGQSGGWSSEDEAEAMDQDGDERSLRFKEHRKAHYDEFLKVRELRQKGLLEEEEEKDEDDGSVLCKGEYESEPSSSLSDGVKEIDIEGKQKVSMPSSNGS